CAGTCGGGGCACTGGAGCTTGTTATACGATCGATCCCAGCGTACCGGTGTCGTGTCGTGGCCGCGGTCCGAGAGGAACTGGTCGAACAGCTCGTCGTCGTATTCGCTGGGTTCGGCTGCCATACAGGCCATGGTAGGGCATACCGTTACTTATGCTTACTGTTACCACGATATTTGTTGACATATTATGATTTCGGATACAGTGTGTCAGCAGAGACAGTCAGTGACGACCAACACCGACCGGAAGTCCGGGCCGTCAGACCGAATCGAGGTCGTACAGCGCGCCGTACTTGTCGGTGACGTAGTCAGTGAAGGCGTCCGCCGAGAAGTCGTCGCCGGTGGCCTCGTGGACGAGGTCGTTCGTCTCGTAGCGCTGGCCGTGGCGGTGGACGTTGTCGCGGAGCCACTCCCGGAGGGGGTCGAACTCCCCGTCTCGGACCTGGCTGTCGACGTCGCCGAGGTCGGCTTCGGCGGCCGCGAAGAGCTGGGCGGCCATCGCGCTCCCCAGCGAGTACGTCGGGAAGTAGCCGAACGAGCCGTGCGACCAGTGGATGTCCTGCAGACAGCCCTTGGCGTCGGTCTCGGGGCGGATCCCCAGGTACTCCTCCATCTTGTCGTTCCACACCGCAGGCACCTCCTCGACCGCGAGATCCCCCGCGACGAGCGCGCGCTCGATCTCGAACCGGAGCACGATGTGGAGGTGGTAGGTGAGTTCGTCCGCCTCGACGCGGATGAGGTTGTCCTCGTACACCTGGTTGACCGACTCGTACGCCTCCCGGGGCGTCACCCCGTCGACCTGGGGGAACGACCCTTTCATCGTCGGCAGGAACCGCTCCCAGAACGCCACCGAGCGCCCGACGTGGTTCTCCCAGAGCCGCGACTGCGACTCGTGGACCGACAGTCCCCGGTGTTCGCCAAGCGGCGTGGCGTACTGGTCGTCCGGGAGGCCGAGGCTGTACGTCG
This Salinigranum marinum DNA region includes the following protein-coding sequences:
- a CDS encoding HVO_0416 family zinc finger protein codes for the protein MAAEPSEYDDELFDQFLSDRGHDTTPVRWDRSYNKLQCPDCGALHDTSASQCTVCGWNPRS